From a single Candoia aspera isolate rCanAsp1 chromosome 2, rCanAsp1.hap2, whole genome shotgun sequence genomic region:
- the LYSMD3 gene encoding lysM and putative peptidoglycan-binding domain-containing protein 3, producing MTGKSQTLSFQLPAVVQPTVDSHIYPFGNVISSDSDVLEDEVEVYELRPRGREKTRRSTSRERMDDIVFITKDIQEGDTLNALALQYCCSVADIKRVNNLITDQDFFALRTIKIPVKKFSLLTETHSFPKNRQNSRSASSSYSAEFSDASLAPELFPSTETAGNFLKEVDRDIEQIVKCNATKRENLNEVVSALSTQQLNFEPDGKSIRQKDPYYGADWGIGWWTAVVIMVVVGIITPVFYLLYYEVLVKVDVSHHSTVEYSLVAPSQSKPLENGINNIFHED from the exons ATGACAGGAAAAAGCCAGACTTTAAGTTTCCAACTCCCAGCTGTTGTGCAGCCTACAGTGGATAGCCACATATATCCGTTTGGGAATGTTATTAGTTCTGACAGTGATGTTCTGGAGGATGAAGTCGAGGTATATGAACTGCGACCTCGGGGAAGGGAAAAAACCCGAAGAAGTACTTCACGAGaaaggatggatgatattgtatttataactaaAGATATACAAGAAGGAGATACACTGAATGCATTAGCTCTTCAGTATTGTTGTTCA GTAGCAGATATCAAACGGGTGAACAATCTTATCACAGATCAGGACTTCTTTGCATTAAGAACTATTAAAATTCCAGTAAAAAAGTTCAGCCTTCTGACAGAGACGCACAGTTTTCCGAAAAATAGACAGAATTCAAGATCTGCCTCTTCTTCGTATTCTGCAGAATTCTCAGATGCGTCACTAGCACCTGAGTTGTTCCCCTCCACGGAAACAGCTGGCAACTTTTTGAAAGAAGTGGATCGTGATATAGAACAAATAGTGAAGTGTAATGCTACCAAAAGAGAGAATCTTAATGAAGTTGTTTCTGCCTTATCAACCCAGCAGTTAAACTTTGAACCAGATGGTAAATCTATCAGACAGAAGGATCCTTATTATGGTGCAGACTGGGGAATTGGATGGTGGACAGCAGTGGTAATAATGGTGGTAGTAGGCATTATAACACctgttttttatcttttatattaTGAAGTTTTGGTCAAAGTAGATGTCAGTCATCATTCTACAGTGGAATATTCACTAGTTGCACCATCTCAGTCAAAGCCATTAGAAAATGGGataaacaacatatttcatgagGATTAG